acacacacagagacagagacaagacagagacagagatagagagatggatgATGTAGATAAACTGTACATTCACTGACTGATGCCTCCAGACAAATCTAACTAAGACTGGTGCAAATacaaattaatcaatcaatcagctTGGGCATtttgtgctggtttgaatgagaaatgttctcCATAGTCTCAGGCAGTAGAGCACTTAGCCTCTGCTTGGTGTTACTGTTTTGTGGAGCTTTCTGTGGTATGGCCTCGCTGGGGGTAGTATGTCACTGAGGCTTGGACTTGAGACTAAAAGACCACACACCATTTCcagtttgttctctctgctttgtgcttgggGTTCAAAAGGTgagttctcagcttcctgctgctGCCCCCATGTTGCGCCTGCTGCTAGTGCCATGCCTCTCCATTACAACAAACTATCACTCCACAGGAACAGTAAGTCCAAGTAAACTCTTCCATACGTTGTCTTCGTCATGGTGTTTCAGCGTGGTTAAAGAAAAGTCAATAATACTGAGAAAAAGTAAATAATGACAAGTTGCAACATGAACAGCAACAGAGACCCACAAGAGTGATACGCAAATAAAAATGTGCAAACGAAGATAAGTGAGGCAGAGGCACCTGTCATAACCTACTAATCAAAATGGTAACAACACGAAGACATTCACAAGCATAGAGGATTCAGGGTCAACAGTGGCTCActgggaaagagaaagcaaacatgaatggatagtcTACCATGAAGGAGGAGAGACAGCAAGGCAAAGTCCTGAGCAGGCTTCACCTCCATCCAGAGCAGTCTCATCATCTACTGATCCATGTTTGCTCAGAGCACCAAGCCTCCAGGATAAACTTCCTATTCACAGCTCCGGGGAtgtggcagggggaggggcacGCATGCTTGACTTTGGTAAAGCATTGAGGGAGGCTTCTCAGACACCTTCTTCTTTAGGGTGGTCCTGGAGGCATTCAAAATGAGACAGGCCTTGCTTCCCCACCATAACTAAATGTTAGGACCCTATTACCGAAGACACTGCCAACTTTGGCTGCAGGACACAGAAAGATCAATCTTGAACTGACCAGGAAATTGTCTCCTTGCTGGTCCTGGAAATATCAGTGGTCTTACCCAGTACTGGACACTCTGTTACAATAAAAACCAAAGACCCCCAAAGGCAGATTGAAGTTTAGAGGATCATCAatccatgtttcttttttcttatcgAGTAATAGGATGTGGtaataacaaatgaataaaatagccATTTATTGACTTTATGCATTTATTCAACCATTACTATCAGGAGGAAGATGTGCTCAGTCCTTGGGCCCATAAAGTTCAGTTTGTCAATGAAGTTGGCTCTTCAAAGACACACAACAGACAAAATCTCAGGGAGACTGATTGAACTGCCCAGGGGTTGGTatctgcccccacccctgccccgtTAGGGTTCCGTTCTATGCTGTGGCcctgctcttaatcactaagaaaGGGAGACTGGAGCCATCAAAGAGAGACTTCCCAAAGCCCCTGCTCACTCACGCACTCTGGAAGCCTGCCTGAGATGCTTGCTGCTGTTCTCACATGTCTCTGCCAGGTGACTGCAGGCACTGACTCCTGgttcatgtgtctgtgtctccccCACGtgacttcagtttctgctctgtcATCCATGCGTCTGAAAAGAAGTCAACAAGAACAAATAAACTTGATCTCTTCCGAGCTCTCCCAGCTCGGTTCCCATTCTGGCCCCTGTGCAGATTATGAGAACCTGCCTGACCACTCAGGGTCTTTCTGGGTGCCCCCTTCACCCCTTCACCATGAAACAGATTCACTAAATTACTCCCTCCCTCCTATTCAAGTGGAaacaaggggagaggagaggtccATGCCCAGCATTAGTGCAGGTGCAAGCTGGTACTAAGGAGAGATTGATACCAGCCAAGCCTAGGCTAATCCTATTCCCCCCtccgcctcttcctcctccaaaatcaacaaacaacctttctctctgctttcttctctgctcTTGGTTTCTACCCCAACCAGTCTCAGAGTCCAACAGCCTAAAACGAGATCAGCCAGTCATGAGCTCCAACCTCACCCATCTCCACCTGTCTAAAGCTGGGGCACCACCATGGGATGGACTCATCCATCAAAGCTTGCCAGTGTCCACCTGAGGCCCCTCCTAGGGTCTCAAGGAGGCCAGTCTCAGCAAGTACCTAGTGTTTATGTCAGAACCTGCTGGAACCAAATCCAGACCCATGTGTTGCCACATTTAGGCCTTCATTCAGGCAATTCCAGTGACCACCTGCTTCCCCTCTCAAAGTCCCTCTTAGTGTAAGAAGCAAGTCTACTAATATCCTTTTGATGTCAAGCTCATGATAACTTCTTTCTCACTTTAGTGCTTGCCTAGGAGCTATCGCAATGCTAaccccatcctcctccctcctggGAGCCCATCCTGCAGCTGAGCTTAGTTCCCAGGTGTCTCCCAGGATGATTTGAGCtaagaaatgaagagaagagagaattaaATCCCAGCTCCTTTATGACCTCAGTCATTTCAATGAGGCTGGTGATGTGCCAACTCCATAATGACTAAGATTCCACAGATGGGATACAATAGTCTTCCTGGGCTACAGGTTCATCAAAAATGTCTGGTTTATTAAAGAAGAATTTCAATATGGGGGCAACAGTAGGGTCACTCTTCCCTTCTTCATGCCACCCTTAGcattccagggttttttttttttttctgttccccaTGATGGAGGCTCACCTAACTCTCTCCATCTCAGCCTACTGATAACAACCAGGCATCACCACACttaccacacccacacacacacatatgacctTTATTTCTCCCAATGCTCTTTTCCACTGGTGGAAAAGATGTCTAGACAGGGAAGGCTAAAAATGTGGGCAAGAGTAGACGTTGTTAATACCTCTGGCTTTCAGGCTTTCAACGTATGTGCCccacccctcaacccccaccaTACCAACCCTGTGTTTTGTTGTCAGTGCATCCATAGGTAAAATAGGAAACCTTTGTAAATAACAGGAGCAATGAGCCAGTGACCCTGGTGGCCTTTCCAACAGATCTGCATAGGAATCCAGTAGGGCTTTTGTAAATTAGAACTTTTCTACCATATTGGAGTTATGATTTCTCAAGACCTAGACAGACCCTCAGATGTTGTCTCTAGTACTGGGCCGAGTTCCAGTAAAATATGACTCTGGTCTTCCCCAGCTTTCTCAGATCCTATGTTCCAGCCATCCATCCTAGACTCAGAGGCTTCCCCGTGGGTTCTGAGCATTAAGAGATATCATGGAGCCAAAATCAAAGTACATCCACACCTGGGCACAGGTGCTGACTCCAAGATCCTCCTGCGGTTTCGGTGTGTTCCTCCCAGGCACTCCCCATCCACAGCCATTCTTGCCTCAAGATCCATAACCGGTAGCCCTGGAGTCTCCACTTCTCGCATCCTTAAATTCAGGATCCTCTTCATTGAAAGACTCCCAAGGGTCGGGTGTGGTAGtataggcctataatcccagcactcagagcagacacaggtggatctctgtggtctATGTATGGAGCTCTAGGCTaggcaggactacatagtgaaagcctatctcaaacaagaaagaaaaatggtctTTCAACTTCATAGGTATTCATTCTATTTCAAACTAATGGATTATAGTGTTCTTCTCTCCTAAGGCCCTACTATCCCTATCATTTGGGCCCCTTCTCAGAGGAAGTGTCTCTAGTATCCATGTTATGAAGGATCCAGTTCTGGCTTCTTTCTACTGTCCTCTGTAATGCATAGCTCTGGAGCACTTCCTCCTTAGCTACCACAGATTCAGTCTACTCCCTGTTAATCTGTCATggggccctcctcctcctccagtgtTGGCAATGTCCCAAACTTGGTGCACAATAGTGGATAGTCTGGAGGTGAAATAGTTGCATAATCAAGACCAAAGTCCGTCCTTCTGTCTCTGGATGTATAAAAGCAAGCTAATTCAGCCATCACTGTCTGTCTATCACCCCACCGCCACCATGCTGACCTCAGGACTCCTCCTGGTGGCTGCAGTGGCCTTCCTCAGCGTCCTGGTCTTGATGTCTGTCTGGAAGCAGAGAAAGCTCTCAGGAAAGCTGCCTCCAGGACCCACCCCACTGCCCTTCATTGGGAACTTCCTTCAGCTGAACACAGAGCAAATGTACAACTCTCTCATGAAGGTGCCACTGGGCATGGAGATGGGTCGAATGGGGCATGGAGGGATGCCCAGTTTTGGTTGAGGCTTTGTGGTAGGGTACTGACCAGGTGGGCGTGTGATTTTAGGCCAGGGGACTTGTGAAGACATCAGCGCCACTTCCTAGACCTGTGGATCACATCTTGGGACACTCGGTCTGATAGCCGTTAGAACTCTAAGAGAAATGAATCCCAGACCAGGTATCAAAGTATGAACTGTCCCTCTAACCTCCATCAGATCAGCCAACGTTATGGTCCTGTATTCACCATCTACCTGGGACCTCGCCGAATTGTGGTGCTGTGCGGACAGGAGGCAGTCAAGGAAGCTCTGGTGGACCAAGCTGAGGAATTCAGCGGGCGGGGCGAGCAAGCTACCTTCGACTGGCTTTTCAAAGGCTATGGTGAGAGGGTCTTGACACAGGGGAATGAGGCAGAGGACATTTGAGAGCATCgttcccacccctgctccccccaCCTCTGACTTTTCCACCCCTCCAGGCTATCTTCTCCCCACGTCCCTGCCTCCCACTGTGTCTAGTCTCAGACTCATCTCTCTGACTCTATTTCTTgattcccccacctccacccgtgcctcctcttccaccttgAAATTCCTCTGTCGGAATCCTGCGCCTCTAGCAGGATCCGAAGCTTCCCTGTAGCCCACGCCATCATTTTCAGCTTTGGTGATTGCTTTCTCTCATCCTCTCCCTTGCTTTCTACTGTCAGACATGGCAGGACCTTTGTTCCCAGGAACTGTCTCCCAGCAACAATGTCTCCTCTCTCCAGACTCTCTTTGGGTCTCTCTCTTTATTTCCGTCTCTTTTGTTGCTCAATTATACATCTTTCTCAACAATAATCGCCACCAGATCTCTTCAGTCTCCTGTCTCtcgcctctgtctctgtccatctgtctcccTCTTCTTACTGTCCTGTTACTCGCTCTCTTTTATCTGTAGTTTTCTTGGtgccttcttgtgttttgcatttGCATTTCTAATGATCTGTGTGCATCTTTCTCCTTCTTGCCCTCCTGTTAGGGGAACAGCGCAAGGGTTCAGTGGCCAGCCATGCTCCTTTTCTCTGACTTCTTTCTGGCTTCTCACTCACCTTCCCAGGCGTAGCCTTCAGCAGCGGGGAGCGAGCCAAACAGCTAAGGCGCTTCTCCATCGCCACGCTGCGGGACTTCGGCGTGGGGAAGCGTGGCATCGAGGAGCGCATCCAAGAGGAGGCGGGCTTTCTCATCGATTCATTTCGGAAGACGAACGGTAAGTGGAGCACCGCAAGTTCTCAGGACCTACCAAGGGATAGACAGCCAAAGCAGCACCATACCATGTCCCAGGatagaaacaaacaaggaagTGCACGCTGATACCTGCTGTGCGATCTAGTGTCTGGGGATTTGGCTCAGCACTCTAGCCAGTGCCCTTTTTTAATTCTCTGATTCAAAGTATCTGAAGCTAACACCCAGGCGATGCTTTTTGCCTAGTTCCAatgtctccctctcctttctcctccttctccccacccATAGGTGCTTTTATTGACCCCACCTTCTACCTTAGCCGAACAGTCTCCAATGTCATTAGCTCAATTGTCTTCGGGGACCGCTTTGACTATGAGGACAAAGAGTTCCTGTCACTGCTTCGAATGATGCTGGGAAGCTTCCAGTTCACTGCTACCTCCATGGGGCAGGTAATCTGTTTCAACCTTGTCCTACCATGCCCCCTACCTCTGCTGCCAGCTCACTCCCAAAGTGCTTCCAGCAAGTACCTTCAAACTATCTCTACAGGTTGCTCAAGAACAAATGTCAATACACAGACACTCTCAACAGCTGTCCCTGAATCCAAAACCTGcaatctgtctccctctccctccctctccctcctcctccctctccctctccctcaccctttccctttccctccccttccctcttcccctcctcctccccctcccacacaGAACCACTCAGCTCTTTCAGCTGGGCATACAGTACCATCACAATTCATTTAAATCTCTAACACAAGATCACTATGGGACAGGTCCACTGAATACCCCTCCCCTCTTCAGTTCCTGGGCATCTGGTGCTGCAGAACCCAGCTCACTCAGAGCTTGTGCCATCTGCAAAGATATTCCGAGCTAGCCCACTGGAGTACGTAGATGAGTACCCCTTACTCAGCCACAGAACTACCCAAACATCTGTGGCTCTAAGCAAAATTTCTACAGAGTGTCCTCCAAACACCTAAGTAAGGGTCTTCCAACACAGCTCATTCACACACCTAAGTAGGGCCATCTGTGAAGCCATTTGAATGACAGAGCAGGTGAACACATGAATGTCAGCACTActtaaatagaattttttttaattggataagtGTATATTGTGTATTGAGCATAGTCACCCTCACACCCCTACCTTCCCTTTCTCACACCTCCTCCTGTCAGTCCTGTTTGTCCATAAGACCGTTTTACTTTCAAGcgatatacatgtacatatatatgcatatatatgtacacccGTGATTTGACATCAGTACTGCGGATTGAAGGAACACATACACATTATCTCTAATGCTGATTTAGACTTGTTTGATGTGATGATCTACCGTTGTAGCTGCTTTCCTGGAAATTCCAtaacattgtttttaatggctgaaaaaTAGTtcagtgatagatagatagagggaaagatagatagatagatagatagatagatagatagatagaaacacactcacatacacacacacatatatattatacacacacacacacacacacacacacacacacacacatatatatacatatatatatatatggacaaaGAGTTCCTGTCACTGTTTTGAATGATGCTGGGAAGCTTCCACACATTTCCTCCTTAATTACCTATTTTTGGACACCTAGGTTGAGTGTAAAATTCAGCTAATGTGACTATCCAGGACTGGTTTAATACTGGAAAACCTGTTAACCTTCACCAATCCAAACCCTGCTAGTATATAAACAGCTGCCTCCAGCTAAAGTCACTCAAATACTTAAGCATCTACAGATGTAACTTCAGCCCAGCAACTGGATGTCATCCAACGCAGCCACACTCAAGAACCCCAAACCCACATATGCAACCAAATCCACCTCACTTAAAATATTGGATAATAGCCATCACATTTAAACTATGTTGCCACCTTGCACCACCTGGTTATCTGACTCCAGGACAAGTGACAGAGAAGTCCCTTGCCTGAAGACAGATGCCACCTCTTGGATTTTGTGCCGACAGCTTCCttgatttttcctcccttttccacCCTCAGCTCTATGAGATGTTCtcttctgtgatgaaacacctgCCAGGGCCCCAGCAACAGGCCTTTAAGGAGCTGCAGGGCCTGGAGGACTTCATAACCAAGAAAGTGGAACACAATCAGCGCACGCTGGATCCCAATTCCCCAAGGGACTTCATCGACTCCTTCCTCATCCGAATGCTGGAGGTAAACCCAGAAGCTAGAGAGTATGGCGGGAGGTTCAAAGCCAAGGAAGCAAGATGAAATCacacttgggggagggggggacagtGGACTACTCAAATCAGTCCCTCATTATAAACCTCACACATTACCACTCAGCACCACTGTTCTGTCCACTGCTCAGTCTCAGGAGGATAGACAGACTGAGATCGCAGCCAGTGTATTAAAGGCTTAGTGATATCCACTTATTCAGTACTCACATTTCTTGGGCAAGGTTGTGCTATGACTCCCATCTTACAAATGAGGAGGCTGCAGCTCTGAGAATATAGGCAACTTGTCTTATATCACAGCAGGAGGGCCATGTATCCTACCTCACTGTCTCAGGTTGATGCATGGATGTAACATACCCCCTTAATATTGCCTGTCCTTGTCATTCACATCTGTGAAAATGGTGACCTAGCTTTCCCATGaccttctttcacctgtgcagaaCAGAAGGGGGTAACGGTGGTCTTTTGTGATAAGTCCTTGTTATGTAGCCCTagttggcctgaaacttgctgtgtaggccAGGCAAGTCTCAACCCTGTGGTggtcctcccaggtctgctttctGATGTCTTGGATTATCAGCATGTGGTACCAGCTAAGATGGAACTTTAGGCAGTCTGAGTGCAAAGGACTGAGGGATGAGATTCCTCTAGAAAATATTAAGGTTCATAATGAAGAGTTGGAATCTTGTTGCCTAACACTCATTCTGtctaagggctggaaagatggctcagtggttaagagtgctggctgctttcccagagtGCCAGGGGGGGCATTcaatcccagcatctacatggcagctcataaccacagTCCCTgtagatccaatgccctcttctggcctccgtggttACTGAACACAAGTAGCACTCTGACACCCATGCAGGTAGAACACTCGGTAcacataaaagtaatttttacagAGCTCTGTTATCTATCTCAGAAAACCCATCTCTACTTTTCCCTGACTTCCTCCAACATGACGTCTGTACCATTGTTTCTCAGTCACTCTCCAGCCTTACTTTCCTAAATATTTCTACAGTTTAAAAATTGACAACTCAGTTGGTCACTAGCAATTGAACAACCAGCTAAGTGATGACTGACAGAAGAACATTTAGGGCACTGGGTCACTTCAAAGGTCTGAAACCAGGAGAATAGCCAGGGTTCCCCTTCTCCACCTTAGGTCTAAGCCAAAGAGAAGTGAGTTCAAGTTGGAGAAAAACTAGAAGGATACCAAGAGTGTAAGGAGGGGATTTGACCTGAATATTCATTCCCCTCCCTGCAGGAGAAGAAGAACCCCAATACTGAGTTCTACATGAAGAACTTGGTGCTGACTACACTAAATCTCTTCTTTGCTGGCACAGAGACCGTCAGCACCACCCTGCGCTATGGCTTTCTGTTGCTCATGAAGCACCCAGATATTGAGGGTAAGGAAGGCTTCAAGGAACAGGAAAGCAGGAGTTAAGGGGAGTGTGACGTGGATATAGATTCTAAACTTGCATCTTGCATCTAAACTGTCTGCCACAATATCCCCTACATCTCTCAAAAAATTGGATTCTCAGATAACTAGTTACTCCCTGCTTTACCTAGACAGAGCCACTGGTGGGTACCAGTGGGCTGGTGTGTTGCTCATCTGCACTTCAAAGGAGCTACTTCCTGCTCCCCAGGTCACCAGCTAAACATCCTTTCCATATAATTCTGGTGCAATTCACACAGATCCCAAGAAGCAGTTTCACCAATGCATGATTTGCATGTTGTGAAAATGATCTACAATGCCATACAATGTTCCCTGGCCTCCATCCTGTCTTAGTTTCTCCACTATGAAGTTCTTGGATACCTAAACCCATCCCTGTTCTTCTCAGCCAAGGTCCATGAGGAGATTGATCGGGTGATTGGCAGGAACCGGCAGCCCAAGTATGAGGACCGAATGAAGATGCCCTATACGGAGGCTGTAATCCATGAGATCCAGAGATTTGCAGACATGATCCCCATGGGCCTGGCTCGAAGGGTCACCAAGGACACCAAGTTTCGAGATTTCCTCCTCCCCAAGGTGCTGATTCACCCAGCCTAGAGTGACCTCTAGCCCTCTTCATGGGCCTCTAGGACCTTCTCCTCATTAGAGTCCACCCAGACCCTCTCTCGGTTCCTCAGTGACAGATTTTCTCTGCCACCACACCCCACTGCCCTCTTACTTAAAACTCCTATATCTTGGCTTTTCTCTGAGACTTTCCCACCCAGGAATTTTAACTCCATGCCTCTCAAGATGTATAAGCTTAATTGATCAAGATCTTGACTGTGTTAGAGACAGGAGACTCATGTCTGCCATATATCCGGTTTAGGGCTACATAAATTCAATACCCCTCAAATCTTGACTTGAGAGACATGAATTGCATAGCTCTCAACCTCCCACCCCAGAAGACAGAGCCCATGTCACTCATTCATCCTGTCTAATAGAACATGAGCCCTACATCCCCCATATCTCCATCTCAAGAATAACCTCACATTCCTCAAAGCTCCTCCCTCAAAGCCCCCACAACTCACATATGTTATATTTATCATCACCTGGGATATCCTAGCTCACACTTCTAACCCCTGAAGGCCAGTAGGACACTCATCTAAATCTAACCTGATCAAGTCGTTTTATCATCAACAGGGTACTGAAGTGTTTCCTATGCTGGGCTCTGTGCTGAAAGACCCCAAGTTCTTCTCCAACCCCAAAGACTTCAACCCAAAGCACTTCCTAGATGACAAGGGACAGTTTAAGAAGAATGATGCCTTTGTGCCCTTTTCCATTGGTAAGAACCCACTGTCTAGTGCCAGACTACTGCTCACACTAACAGAGATAGCTTATTCATTGCTTCCATCTGATGCAATCATGTATCTCTCTCCATCTTGGAATAGTCTCTTGTATCTAACTCTGAGAAGACTAGCTGCAGCTCCCATAATTCTCAATCACCAAGTATCAGAACTCTGGAAAAGTGATTGTCAAACTTTAATAATAGGTGAGGGGAAATGCAAGCTCAAACTGAGTCAGAGGTCTTTCTCAGGTTATACAACCAACCAGTTCTTAGAAAAGATGTGGCCACATGGCAGccattcaatctggcttctctctcttggcctctcctgaattgctctgcttggcctcatactaactttggcaatatgtcctaatcttctgtctccttctcattctctggcttgttctatctttacctgtgtctagcttgttttctttctacaACCTGcctctgtacaactgtcccagtaaaactgcctctttTGTCCATTTTTCTTTGTCTGCACTGCTCTCTTAAGTAACTTCCCTTTCAGCTTTTCTTCTGAGAGCTGAGCATAttccattctgtcaaatctttctctgattcatcactttgtctgccactcaattagacatcactttcaaacatgagtgcttccttctacaaactaactttatcttcattgtttgtAAAAGTGTATACTGAGGGTTTTTGTCTGTATTCCTGTCagagaaattaaaggtgtgtgctaaggctga
This Mus musculus strain C57BL/6J chromosome 7, GRCm38.p6 C57BL/6J DNA region includes the following protein-coding sequences:
- the Cyp2a5 gene encoding cytochrome P450 2A5, coding for MLTSGLLLVAAVAFLSVLVLMSVWKQRKLSGKLPPGPTPLPFIGNFLQLNTEQMYNSLMKISQRYGPVFTIYLGPRRIVVLCGQEAVKEALVDQAEEFSGRGEQATFDWLFKGYGVAFSSGERAKQLRRFSIATLRDFGVGKRGIEERIQEEAGFLIDSFRKTNGAFIDPTFYLSRTVSNVISSIVFGDRFDYEDKEFLSLLRMMLGSFQFTATSMGQLYEMFSSVMKHLPGPQQQAFKELQGLEDFITKKVEHNQRTLDPNSPRDFIDSFLIRMLEEKKNPNTEFYMKNLVLTTLNLFFAGTETVSTTLRYGFLLLMKHPDIEAKVHEEIDRVIGRNRQPKYEDRMKMPYTEAVIHEIQRFADMIPMGLARRVTKDTKFRDFLLPKGTEVFPMLGSVLKDPKFFSNPKDFNPKHFLDDKGQFKKNDAFVPFSIGKRYCFGEGLARMELFLFLTNIMQNFHFKSTQAPQDIDVSPRLVGFATIPPTYTMSFLSR